A window of the Hordeum vulgare subsp. vulgare chromosome 5H, MorexV3_pseudomolecules_assembly, whole genome shotgun sequence genome harbors these coding sequences:
- the LOC123398479 gene encoding CASP-like protein 5C1, with amino-acid sequence MDRGGRAGPGAVGSAGSLGLRIGQAACSSAALMFMSVGVEFFSYTAFCFLVTIMGLLVPWSCTLAMIDVYSILVGCPLHVPGVMAIVVVGDWVLSILSLAAASSSAAVIDVLLEFHGSHCAPRLCERYQLSAMMAFLSWLLTAASSLFNLWYIASR; translated from the exons ATGGATCGCGGGGGCAGGGCGGGGCCCGGCGCCGTCGGTAGCGCCGGCAGCCTCGGCCTCCGGATCGGGCAGGCCGCCTGCTCGTCGGCGGCGCTCATGTTCATGTCCGTCGGCGTCGAGTTCTTCAGCTACACGGCCTTCTG CTTCCTGGTTACGATCATGGGCCTGCTGGTGCCCTGGAGCTGCACGCTCGCCATGATCGACGTGTACTCCATACTCGTCGGGTGCCCGCTCCACGTGCCCGGTGTCatggccatcgtcgtcgtcggggACTGG GTGCTGTCGATACTGTCGCTGGCGGCCGCGAGCTCGAGCGCCGCCGTCATCGACGTGCTCCTGGAGTTCCACGGATCCCACTGCGCCCCGAGGCTGTGCGAGAGGTACCAGCTCTCCGCCATGATGGCGTTCCTGTCATGGCTCCTCACGGCCGCATCCTCCCTCTTCAACCTGTGGTACATCGCCTCCAGGTGA
- the LOC123399430 gene encoding uncharacterized protein LOC123399430 codes for MAESETLDAFAGRLGGMAARYAALGSTLEDSALMKKLLYSVSDRLYAAVAGIEQFCDVSEMLFEDALGRLKAFDKRLRRRGQDGGDRGGEQLLLTMAQWRARERRRGGAHGDDDGDGAHSEASGFGGKRRGRCYKCGERGHFKRECPQWKKAPVAEHALLVDGDVEDAGLL; via the coding sequence ATGGCGGAGTCCGAGACCCTGGACGCGTTTGCCGGCAGGCTTGGAGGCATGGCGGCACGGTACGCGGCGCTGGGCTCAACCCTGGAGGACTCCGCGCTCATGAAGAAGCTGCTCTACTCGGTGTCGGACCGCCTGTACGCGGCGGTGGCAGGGATCGAGCAGTTTTGCGACGTGTCGGAGATGCTCTTCGAGGACGCGCTGGGTCGTCTCAAGGCATTCGACAAGAGGCTGCGGAGGCGTGGGCAAGACGGCGGCGATCGCGGCGGCGAGCAGCTGTTGCTGACCATGGCACAGTGGCGTGCGCGCGAGCGGCGTCGGGGCGGTGCGCATggagatgacgacggcgacggggCGCACAGCGAGGCGTCAGGCTTCGGCGGGAAACGGCGCGGCCGCTGCTACAAGTGCGGTGAACGCGGGCACTTCAAACGCGAGTGCCCGCAGTGGAAGAAGGCGCCGGTGGCGGAGCATGCACTGCTGGTCGACGGCGACGTCGAGGATGCCGGCCTGCTCTGA